The proteins below come from a single Ictalurus furcatus strain D&B chromosome 27, Billie_1.0, whole genome shotgun sequence genomic window:
- the cdh8 gene encoding cadherin-8 isoform X1 encodes MSSTNTLTIRVCGCSKDGVVQSCNVEAFVLPIGLSMGALIAILACIILLLVIVVLFVTLRRHKSEPLIIKDEEDVRENIITYDDEGGGEEDTEAFDIATLQNPDGINGFLPRKDIKPELSYSIRAGLRPAANGVDIDEFINVRLHEADNDPTAPPYDSIQIYGYEGRGSMAGSLSSLETSSSDSDQNFDYLREWGPRFRRLGELYSVGESDKET; translated from the exons ATGAGCAGTACCAACACGCTGACCATCCGAGTGTGCGGCTGCAGTAAAGACGGCGTGGTTCAGTCGTGTAACGTCGAGGCCTTCGTCCTGCCCATCGGCCTCAGCATGGGGGCGCTGATCGCCATCCTCGCCTGCATCATCCTACTGCTGG TGATCGTGGTTCTGTTCGTGACTCTGCGGCGGCACAAGAGTGAACCGCTGATCATCAAAGACGAGGAGGACGTTCGTGAGAACATCATCACGTACGACGACGAGGGCGGCGGCGAGGAGGACACGGAGGCGTTCGACATCGCCACTCTGCAGAACCCCGACGGCATCAACGGCTTCCTGCCTCGCAAAGACATCAAACCCGAGCTGAGCTACAGCATCCGCGCCGGACTCAGACCCGCGGCCAATGGCGTCGACATCGACGAGTTCATTAACGTCCGGCTCCACGAGGCTGATAACGACCCGACGGCACCACCGTACGACTCCATCCAGATCTACGGCTATGAAGGTCGAGGATCGATGGCTGGATCTTTGAGCTCGCTGGAAACTTCTTCGTCAGATTCGGACCAGAATTTCGATTATCTCAGAGAGTGGGGCCCGCGGTTTAGAAGACTCGGAGAGCTCTACTCGGTGGGCGAGAGCGACAAAGAAACTTGA